gtgttttttttatcgGATCCTCTCTGTCTTTTGCAAACAAAACTGATCTGAAAATAACTCTTTTCTGTTTGATTAACAGAAATATATAAAGAAAGAAGTTCTTGAGATTAACAAAAAACATCATGGTTCAGGGACCTGCATCTCAGAAGATTCACTTTTGTTTCGATGAAAAAGAGTCTGAAACTGATCCCAAGCGTATCAAACTCATGGGTTCTAATGAAGAGGTGGGTTCAGATTGAGAAAAGATGATTCTTCTTGGGTTTTATGTTTCTGGGTTTAATTCGGAATTTGATAATTTTTGcaggttggagaagaaaatgtaTCCGGAAAAACTAGTCTTCTGGGATTGACGTTAAGGAAAACTCCATCTTTTCTAGACCTTATAGAGATGAAACTGTCTCAGGGAAGGAATCTTAGACAAAGCGATGGAAATTCCGATAAGAGCAGGGCAGGGAGCGAAGAGTTTTCTGTTCAACCTATTGCAGAGAAGAGTACGGCGGGGAGCGAAGAGGTTTCTGCACAACCCATTACTGAGAAGCATAAAGCTGCGAATTTTCCTGCAAATTtgcttcgaatcggtacctggGAAAGAGTTACTATATACGAAGGCGATTTGGTTGCTAAGTGTTATTATGCAAAACGTAAATTGGTTTGGGAAGTGTTGGAACGTGGATTAAAGAGTAAGATTGAGATTCAATGGTCAGATATTTCTGCCATTAGAGCAATCTTTCAAAAGAACAGAGCTGACATTCTTGAAATTGAGGTTAATTCTTTGCTCtgttcttctgttcttctttattttatgtggagaaagaacaaaataataacAATTAAGAAGGTATTTGTTTTGTGTACAGTTATGCCGTGCACCAATGTTCTTCAGAGAATCGAATCCTCAACCCAGAAAGCACACTCTTTGGCAAACTGCTCCGGATTTCACTGGAGGTCAAGCACCAATTTACAGGTAACCTCTAAAGACACCACGGAATGTCAACATCTCTGTTTCaagcttttcctttttctctatCCCTTTTAGTGTTTAAACCAAATTTGAATTAAACTTTAGTACTTTAAACTCGTTAAAGTTACTAGTTtaatattcctttttttctgtttgtttgGGTAGAAACTAGTTTAATCTTTTCCATGGACTAATAAATGTTATTTTAGGTTtcggaaaatactaaaacctaagggGGTATTTACAAACCCATAGGGAAATGGGATTATTCCATTTCGGTGTCTGTGATTATGAGCGACAGGAAAATTCCTTGTGCTCGTTTTGCAAGAAATTTTTATGGGTCCTCGTCCCCCTAAACTATTCAGTTCAATTCTCAAACAATATAAAGTTTTTAACCCAAAAACTTAGTTATAGAAGGCCAACTACAAAGACATCCAAGGTTTCAAAGTTTCTAACATACGAATATTTTCAACAACATAATACCTAATTTTGAAAGTGGAAAGTTGAAGATAAGAACTCTTAAGCatgataagaaaaataattatgTTAAAAGAGATAAAAGAAACATATTTAGTGATGGAAAGTTAGGATTGAGAAAAACTGACAAAGAAGTTTATAggctttcctctttttctttgggGGTAAACAAGAAGGTCAATATCTAGTTGCCTAATAATTAATAGGTCAAATGTTCTCTCTGTTgggggcacaggctgcgcccaaacacatggggagtgggtaaaatgatcaccctgcccccttgaATGGTAGAAATACCCACCCCATGTATTTTgatgcagcctgcgctgcggcatagagaacatcaccTCTAATTAATAAGTGTAATATCTCCTTCCAGGGAGCGAAGGGTGCGCTCGCATCTCCtgctctccatctctctcctcctatgGTAAGCAAAATAATTATGTCAAAAggctttcctcttttctttttcttttttttgggtaaacaataAAGTCAATATCTAGCTCTCTAATATTCAACAAGGGTAACATGACTAACATCTCCTGTCGGGAGCAAAGGATGCACTAGCGTTTCTTTGCTAGGTGTCAACCTCTCAACCCCGAACTGCACCGCACTCGGCgatcaaggaattggagaggattccATCTCTCTATCCTatgataagaaaaataattatgTCAAAGAGAGAAGCTACCGCACCCTCCGCTCTCGGGAAAGAAACATTAGCTGTAACTAACAATATAGACCGCACAAAATTGACAATTTGAATCAAAGATTCACCTTTATACCATAGATTATTAAGAATAAGGAACTTTTTTTTGACCAATAACTTGGATCTGTAAATGGTCTTCTATCACTCAATTTGATGTTTGTATTTTCTCTTGATAGCAAGTAGCTAATCTTCTTATACTTGTATCTGATGTTCTCTCTTTTAGGAGGCACTATGTTCAATTCCCTGAAGGAACCCTTGAGAAACACTATGAGAAGCTCTTGCAATGTGACAACCGGTTGTTGATGTTGAGCAAGAAGCCTTTCCCAACATTAAACTCTCCATACTTCTACTCAAATCTTTATGGTTACCCAGACTTCTCTTTCGGTATCAATGGTGGCCATCGCCTATTTTCACAGTTTCCCCACTTGAGTATTCCTAGGACTAATGCAATGCTTCTCCATCAAATTCAGAATTTTGATACAATCACACCTTCCTTCACTGTCAATGATTCAACTTCCCCCATGTcaggtaaattttttttcttatgatcATATAAGGCTGTGCTTGGTTTGCAATTtcggaatagattttgggtctaaAATGCATTCTGATAATGGCATTCATTGTGGTAATTCAGTTATGGACTTTCCTCACATCAAAGAGAATGGGAGTAGTTACAATAGGCAACAATATCATCAAAGGGCTCAATGGGTTCAAGGCATAAGCAATGACCAAAATCTCTATTTCAAAAAGGGAGGAGGGGTTGGAGAACTTCCATTGATGGTTTCCACTAGGCAAGATAGTTCTCTCATTTCTCAACAGCAagtttatcatcatcatcatcaattgcCTTGTGGAAGTCAATCTTCGAACAATTTATTATTAAACGAGATTGCGGAGCAGTTGCTAAACGATCCATTTGCGTCAGTATCATCTGATGAACAAAGAGTTTTAGCCAAGGTGAAGTCTATGGGTAACCTCATTGACACTTCAAAGGAATCAATTCCAACATCAGGGAATGCCAACCCTAATTCAATTAATTTTGATATTTCTGATTCGAATTCCAAAGCATATGGAGGAGGGGAAGATTATAGGATGAATAATCACATTATGCTTAGAAATATGGAACAATCAATTGGAGGGAGTGAAACCTTACGTCCACAGCCACTGAATTTTTTCCCTACTCATCAAGGTTCTAATGAAAATCCATCAATGAATCTTGCAAGATGCCCTTCATTTCCATACTTCTTTGTGGATCCTACACTGGAAGATGCTACAtctgttggtcctgcagcaaaTGAAGTGAACCAAAAATGGTTATGAGATTTTATGGTTAATGgacttgtaatttttttttgttgcttttttccccctttcttggGATGCATAAGTAGATTACTACCATCATTTTGTAGAAATTGAAAGCTAGAAATTTGATCTTTAGTGACAACCTAAGGTTGCTGAATTTCTATAAagttgaaggaaaaaaagagagagagagagagagatgactcTTCAAATGGAATTGGGG
The sequence above is a segment of the Telopea speciosissima isolate NSW1024214 ecotype Mountain lineage chromosome 7, Tspe_v1, whole genome shotgun sequence genome. Coding sequences within it:
- the LOC122668687 gene encoding uncharacterized protein LOC122668687; translated protein: EKSTAGSEEVSAQPITEKHKAANFPANLLRIGTWERVTIYEGDLVAKCYYAKRKLVWEVLERGLKSKIEIQWSDISAIRAIFQKNRADILEIELCRAPMFFRESNPQPRKHTLWQTAPDFTGGQAPIYRRHYVQFPEGTLEKHYEKLLQCDNRLLMLSKKPFPTLNSPYFYSNLYGYPDFSFGINGGHRLFSQFPHLSIPRTNAMLLHQIQNFDTITPSFTVNDSTSPMSVMDFPHIKENGSSYNRQQYHQRAQWVQGISNDQNLYFKKGGGVGELPLMVSTRQDSSLISQQQVYHHHHQLPCGSQSSNNLLLNEIAEQLLNDPFASVSSDEQRVLAKVKSMGNLIDTSKESIPTSGNANPNSINFDISDSNSKAYGGGEDYRMNNHIMLRNMEQSIGGSETLRPQPLNFFPTHQGSNENPSMNLARCPSFPYFFVDPTLEDATSVGPAANEVNQKWL